A window of Nasonia vitripennis strain AsymCx chromosome 3 unlocalized genomic scaffold, Nvit_psr_1.1 chr3_random0004, whole genome shotgun sequence contains these coding sequences:
- the LOC100117605 gene encoding branched-chain-amino-acid aminotransferase, cytosolic isoform X3, giving the protein MVHLRRKILSFGGLLNQLQPNVRWSSSLKIRDKEAVQPERTFKYSDMSVRLAAPHQLQIKPNVSDLAFGKYFTDHMLKVFYYEALGGWQMPEITPFENLVLHPAAKVLHYAIELFEGMKAYRGVDGKIRVFRPDMNMDRMNASAVRSGLPTFNGMELIKCINRLISIDQEWVPHSEASSLYIRPTLIGIDPTLGVATSDSAMLYVILSPVGSYFKSKESLRGVSLLADPRYTRAWPGGCGDRKMGSNYAPTIHVQKEATEKGLQQVLWLYGDDHQLTEAGTMNIFLFCINDQGEKELITPPLSGLILPGITRNSILAMTKEWNQFKVTERTITMTEVRHLLSENRCLELFGAGTACIVSPVSYIEYMGQGLHIPTLDHAEPVHRLIHKQLTEIQYGYVDHPWAMPIE; this is encoded by the exons ATGGTTCACCTCAGGCGCAAG ATCTTGTCCTTTGGTGGTCTCCTGAATCAATTGCAGCCAAATGTGCGATGGAGTTCTTCCTTGAAAATCAGAGATAAGGAGGCTGTACAGCCAGAAAGAACTTTCAAG TATTCGGACATGTCTGTTCGATTGGCAGCACCACACCAGTTACAAATAAAGCCAAATGTAAGCGACCTGGCTTTTGGAAAATACTTCACAGATCACATGCTGAAAGTCTTCTACTATGAAGCTCTTGGTGGCTGGCAAATGCCAGAAATCACTCcgtttgaaaatttggtcCTACATCCTGCTGCTAAAGTTCTTCATTATGCCATTGAG ctGTTCGAAGGCATGAAAGCATACCGAGGTGTCGATGGGAAAATTCGAGTATTCAGACCTGACATGAATATGGATAGGATGAATGCCTCAGCAGTGAGGTCTGGCTTGCCGACTTTTAATGGAATGGAACTGATTAAATGCATAAACCGACTAATTAGTATAGATCAAGAATGGGTGCCTCATTCGGAAGCCTCCAGCTTATACATAAGACCTACGTTGATAGGCATCGAT cctACCCTAGGAGTGGCGACTTCGGACTCGGCAATGCTTTACGTCATTCTCAGCCCAGTCGGCTCTTACTTCAAGAGTAAAGAATCACTCAGGGGAGTATCTCTTCTCGCTGATCCGCGATACACGAGGGCCTGGCCCGGTGGCTGCGGTGACCGTAAGATGGGAAGTAATTACGCACCTACTATTCACGTACAAAAAGAAGCGACAGAAAAGGGCCTGCAACAGGTACTTTGGCTTTACGGTGATGACCACCAATTGACTGAAGCTGGTACAATGAACATTTTTCTGTTCTGTATTAACGATCAAGGAG aaaaagaaTTGATCACACCCCCACTCAGTGGACTGATTCTACCAGGAATTACAAGAAACTCGATTTTAGCAATGACAAAAGAATGGAATCAATTCAAAGTAACCGAGAGGACGATCACAATGACAGAAGTTCGTCATCTACTATCAGAAAATAGA TGCCTGGAGCTCTTTGGTGCTGGTACTGCTTGTATTGTGAGTCCAGTCTCATACATTGAGTACATGGGTCAGGGCTTGCACATACCAACATTGGATCACGCTGAGCCGGTTCACAgacttattcacaaacaactGACTGAAATTCAGTATGGCTACGTTGATCACCCATGGGCTATGCCCATCGAGTAA
- the LOC100117605 gene encoding branched-chain-amino-acid aminotransferase, cytosolic isoform X2 — translation MLDDEYQETSTYIISMAANFTLADLILSFGGLLNQLQPNVRWSSSLKIRDKEAVQPERTFKYSDMSVRLAAPHQLQIKPNVSDLAFGKYFTDHMLKVFYYEALGGWQMPEITPFENLVLHPAAKVLHYAIELFEGMKAYRGVDGKIRVFRPDMNMDRMNASAVRSGLPTFNGMELIKCINRLISIDQEWVPHSEASSLYIRPTLIGIDPTLGVATSDSAMLYVILSPVGSYFKSKESLRGVSLLADPRYTRAWPGGCGDRKMGSNYAPTIHVQKEATEKGLQQVLWLYGDDHQLTEAGTMNIFLFCINDQGEKELITPPLSGLILPGITRNSILAMTKEWNQFKVTERTITMTEVRHLLSENRCLELFGAGTACIVSPVSYIEYMGQGLHIPTLDHAEPVHRLIHKQLTEIQYGYVDHPWAMPIE, via the exons ATGCTCGATGACGAATATCAGGAAACATCCACCTACATCATCTCCATGGCAGCGAATTTTACACTGGCGGATTTG ATCTTGTCCTTTGGTGGTCTCCTGAATCAATTGCAGCCAAATGTGCGATGGAGTTCTTCCTTGAAAATCAGAGATAAGGAGGCTGTACAGCCAGAAAGAACTTTCAAG TATTCGGACATGTCTGTTCGATTGGCAGCACCACACCAGTTACAAATAAAGCCAAATGTAAGCGACCTGGCTTTTGGAAAATACTTCACAGATCACATGCTGAAAGTCTTCTACTATGAAGCTCTTGGTGGCTGGCAAATGCCAGAAATCACTCcgtttgaaaatttggtcCTACATCCTGCTGCTAAAGTTCTTCATTATGCCATTGAG ctGTTCGAAGGCATGAAAGCATACCGAGGTGTCGATGGGAAAATTCGAGTATTCAGACCTGACATGAATATGGATAGGATGAATGCCTCAGCAGTGAGGTCTGGCTTGCCGACTTTTAATGGAATGGAACTGATTAAATGCATAAACCGACTAATTAGTATAGATCAAGAATGGGTGCCTCATTCGGAAGCCTCCAGCTTATACATAAGACCTACGTTGATAGGCATCGAT cctACCCTAGGAGTGGCGACTTCGGACTCGGCAATGCTTTACGTCATTCTCAGCCCAGTCGGCTCTTACTTCAAGAGTAAAGAATCACTCAGGGGAGTATCTCTTCTCGCTGATCCGCGATACACGAGGGCCTGGCCCGGTGGCTGCGGTGACCGTAAGATGGGAAGTAATTACGCACCTACTATTCACGTACAAAAAGAAGCGACAGAAAAGGGCCTGCAACAGGTACTTTGGCTTTACGGTGATGACCACCAATTGACTGAAGCTGGTACAATGAACATTTTTCTGTTCTGTATTAACGATCAAGGAG aaaaagaaTTGATCACACCCCCACTCAGTGGACTGATTCTACCAGGAATTACAAGAAACTCGATTTTAGCAATGACAAAAGAATGGAATCAATTCAAAGTAACCGAGAGGACGATCACAATGACAGAAGTTCGTCATCTACTATCAGAAAATAGA TGCCTGGAGCTCTTTGGTGCTGGTACTGCTTGTATTGTGAGTCCAGTCTCATACATTGAGTACATGGGTCAGGGCTTGCACATACCAACATTGGATCACGCTGAGCCGGTTCACAgacttattcacaaacaactGACTGAAATTCAGTATGGCTACGTTGATCACCCATGGGCTATGCCCATCGAGTAA
- the LOC100680248 gene encoding uncharacterized protein LOC100680248, translating into MARSRKFDNNTLDVLNKGCLDLYDSVACGRISLLVFLSVITLFFVILKIIKYHSYKHSQMHHYAIFYISAIQCIVSAASFILGIRYPQLHFATNFFKLYQFILICHLHWSMAARSRHRDDVVQHVINPILCLYTLYCITVVLMGMVDISGTWTECFRPYWLMLSSADFIAVQLFAIVALYVTHSNRQLVISALMMPATSSQTRDLWLVTAVYEVSAAVSVVFDAIMVLMGRDESGCSGIYNHVQLYYSSLLIVLMVLKYFVPTWTLLCVFQPSRVKSRPSEVALTSHYNMDGSCYNQYHRMFLPTFGSSGSIPYPALSYPTNSPMFGAIGDFSDSSPDASPTIARYWTGLDDDSYCGYEKHFINVDQQKEMLESQYRMEQNRQNLEKSLGLDIDNDKNEKNSLDNNRYLTTISEESANVTENPPE; encoded by the exons ATGGCAAGGAGCAGGAAGTTTGACAATAATACGCTAGACGTATTAAACAAAGGATGCTTGGACCTATATGACAGTGTGGCCTGTGGTCGGATCAGCCTACTGGTTTTCCTCAGTGTAATAACACTGTTTTTTGTAATTCTGAAGATCATCAAGTACCATAGCTACAAGCATTCACAGATGCATCATTATGCCATATTCTACATCTCTGCCATCCAGTGCATCGTCAG TGCTGCAAGTTTTATACTCGGGATTCGATATCCCCAGTTACACTTTGCCACAAACTTCTTTAAGCTCTATCAATTCATTCTAATTTGCCATCTTCACTGGTCAATGGCAGCGAGATCTCGACACAGAGATGATGTTGTACAACATGTCATTAATCCCATTCTGTGTCTGTACACTCTCTATTGCATCACCGTTGTCTTAATGGGAATGGTGGACATAAGTGGAACCTGGACTGAATGTTTTA GACCTTATTGGCTAATGTTGTCGAGTGCAGACTTCATTGCAGTTCAGCTGTTTGCAATAGTTGCATTGTATGTTACACACAGTAACAGACAGTTAGTTATATCGGCTCTAATGATGCCTGCAACTTCGTCCCAGACAAGAGACTTGTGGCTTGTCACTGCAGTTTATGAAGTTTCAGCTGCAGTTTCAGTTGTTTTTGATGCAATCATGGTCCTAA TGGGTAGAGACGAAAGTGGTTGTAGTGGAATTTACAATCATGTGCAACTGTACTACAGCTCACTTTTAATAGTCCTCATGGTTCTCAAATACTTCGTGCCAACTTGGACACTTCTCTGTGTCTTTCAGCCAAGTAGAGTAAAATCAAGACCATCTGAAGTAGCTCTTACTTCACATTATAATATG GATGGATCGTGTTATAATCAATATCACAGAATGTTTTTGCCGACATTCGGCTCGTCGGGATCGATTCCCTACCCAGCTCTCTCATATCCAACGAATTCTCCAATGTTCGGAGCTATAGGAGACTTTTCCGACAGTTCGCCGGATGCATCTCCGACCATTGCTCGATATTGGACTGGACTAGACGATGATTCTTACTGCGGCTATGAGAAACATTTCATAAATGTTGATCAGCAGAAAGAGATGTTGGAAAGCCAGTATAGAATGGAGCAAAATCGACAGAATCTCGAAAAAAGTCTTGGACTAGATATAGATAACGATaagaacgaaaaaaattcTCTGGACAATAATAGATACTTGACGACTATAAGCGAAGAGAGCGCCAACGTAACTGAGAACCCACCGGAATAA
- the LOC100117605 gene encoding uncharacterized protein LOC100117605 isoform X1 — MGPRINKLDISRCRSRSRSHTRRISLEVARRSRSLSQQRSKYTEGVLDYLKDANKTFSRNYRNPEEKLVNVLPIFEPQSVDTWIGKVEELRIVNGWNEDTTLFLAASRLQGKAKDWYESGGKRTTSWTEWKEKLRQATKSLEVEDRIDEAEESKENVLEENNKGRAIHKEEKGRSSHTPLRPINNQQLSSTKTPKLPRVQLSIGLKTKKVDDPRFREVQVNGRQLLGLIDLASDVVTIRRREAVNLDIPIRSVSEKRVDLLGYDGSIVRLLGICEIGLQVDLAKEATVQAYVVPNEAQESPIVVGSVYLDRPGVTVLRMNGLVRVLDSTALEIKGLEEEMKNKPVALKERSANGKILSFGGLLNQLQPNVRWSSSLKIRDKEAVQPERTFKYSDMSVRLAAPHQLQIKPNVSDLAFGKYFTDHMLKVFYYEALGGWQMPEITPFENLVLHPAAKVLHYAIELFEGMKAYRGVDGKIRVFRPDMNMDRMNASAVRSGLPTFNGMELIKCINRLISIDQEWVPHSEASSLYIRPTLIGIDPTLGVATSDSAMLYVILSPVGSYFKSKESLRGVSLLADPRYTRAWPGGCGDRKMGSNYAPTIHVQKEATEKGLQQVLWLYGDDHQLTEAGTMNIFLFCINDQGEKELITPPLSGLILPGITRNSILAMTKEWNQFKVTERTITMTEVRHLLSENRCLELFGAGTACIVSPVSYIEYMGQGLHIPTLDHAEPVHRLIHKQLTEIQYGYVDHPWAMPIE; from the exons atGGGACCACGCATCAACAAACTCGACATCTCCCGTTGCCGATCCCGATCCCGATCTCACACCCGGCGAATAAGCCTCGAGGTAGCTCGCCGATCTCGATCTCTCAGCCAACAGCGCAGCAAGTACACCGAGGGTGTCCTGGACTATCTGAAAGACGCCAACAAGACGTTCTCTCGAAATTACCGAAATCCTGAAGAGAAGCTCGTCAACGTCTTACCGATTTTCGAGCCTCAGTCGGTCGACACCTGGATCGGTAAGGTCGAAGAACTGAGGATCGTCAATGGTTGGAACGAAGACACCACCTTGTTTCTCGCGGCGTCTCGACTACAGGGTAAGGCGAAAGATTGGTATGAATCCGGGGGAAAAAGGACGACTTCTTGGACGGAGTGGAAAGAAAAGCTGAGGCAGGCGACGAAGAGTCTCGAAGTAGAAGATCGAATCGACGAAGCGGAGGAGAGTAAAGAGAACGTGCTGGAAGAGAATAACAAGGGGCGAGCGATTCACAAGGAGGAAAAAG GCAGAAGTTCGCACACGCCGCTTCGCCCAATCAACAACCAGCAGCTCTCTTCGACAAAAACACCGAAACTTCCACGCGTCCAGCTGAGCATAGGCCTAAAAACGAAGAAAGTCGACGATCCTCGGTTCCGCGAGGTGCAGGTCAACGGCCGACAGCTGCTCGGATTGATCGACTTGGCCAGCGACGTCGTGACGATCCGACGCCGCGAAGCTGTCAATCTCGACATACCGATCAGATCGGTATCCGAGAAGAGGGTGGATTTGCTCGGGTACGACGGTTCGATCGTACGGCTGCTTGGAATCTGTGAAATCGGTTTGCAAGTCGATCTTGCGAAGGAAGCCACGGTGCAGGCCTACGTGGTACCGAACGAAGCCCAGGAATCGCCGATCGTCGTGGGATCGGTTTACTTGGATAGGCCGGGGGTGACTGTGCTGCGAATGAATGGACTCGTTAGGGTGTTGGACTCGACGGCGTTGGAGATCAAGGGTTTGGAGGAAGAGATGAAGAACAAACCTGTTGCGCTGAAGGAGCGAAGTGCTAATGGCAAG ATCTTGTCCTTTGGTGGTCTCCTGAATCAATTGCAGCCAAATGTGCGATGGAGTTCTTCCTTGAAAATCAGAGATAAGGAGGCTGTACAGCCAGAAAGAACTTTCAAG TATTCGGACATGTCTGTTCGATTGGCAGCACCACACCAGTTACAAATAAAGCCAAATGTAAGCGACCTGGCTTTTGGAAAATACTTCACAGATCACATGCTGAAAGTCTTCTACTATGAAGCTCTTGGTGGCTGGCAAATGCCAGAAATCACTCcgtttgaaaatttggtcCTACATCCTGCTGCTAAAGTTCTTCATTATGCCATTGAG ctGTTCGAAGGCATGAAAGCATACCGAGGTGTCGATGGGAAAATTCGAGTATTCAGACCTGACATGAATATGGATAGGATGAATGCCTCAGCAGTGAGGTCTGGCTTGCCGACTTTTAATGGAATGGAACTGATTAAATGCATAAACCGACTAATTAGTATAGATCAAGAATGGGTGCCTCATTCGGAAGCCTCCAGCTTATACATAAGACCTACGTTGATAGGCATCGAT cctACCCTAGGAGTGGCGACTTCGGACTCGGCAATGCTTTACGTCATTCTCAGCCCAGTCGGCTCTTACTTCAAGAGTAAAGAATCACTCAGGGGAGTATCTCTTCTCGCTGATCCGCGATACACGAGGGCCTGGCCCGGTGGCTGCGGTGACCGTAAGATGGGAAGTAATTACGCACCTACTATTCACGTACAAAAAGAAGCGACAGAAAAGGGCCTGCAACAGGTACTTTGGCTTTACGGTGATGACCACCAATTGACTGAAGCTGGTACAATGAACATTTTTCTGTTCTGTATTAACGATCAAGGAG aaaaagaaTTGATCACACCCCCACTCAGTGGACTGATTCTACCAGGAATTACAAGAAACTCGATTTTAGCAATGACAAAAGAATGGAATCAATTCAAAGTAACCGAGAGGACGATCACAATGACAGAAGTTCGTCATCTACTATCAGAAAATAGA TGCCTGGAGCTCTTTGGTGCTGGTACTGCTTGTATTGTGAGTCCAGTCTCATACATTGAGTACATGGGTCAGGGCTTGCACATACCAACATTGGATCACGCTGAGCCGGTTCACAgacttattcacaaacaactGACTGAAATTCAGTATGGCTACGTTGATCACCCATGGGCTATGCCCATCGAGTAA
- the LOC100117605 gene encoding branched-chain-amino-acid aminotransferase, cytosolic isoform X4, producing MIYRNRKILSFGGLLNQLQPNVRWSSSLKIRDKEAVQPERTFKYSDMSVRLAAPHQLQIKPNVSDLAFGKYFTDHMLKVFYYEALGGWQMPEITPFENLVLHPAAKVLHYAIELFEGMKAYRGVDGKIRVFRPDMNMDRMNASAVRSGLPTFNGMELIKCINRLISIDQEWVPHSEASSLYIRPTLIGIDPTLGVATSDSAMLYVILSPVGSYFKSKESLRGVSLLADPRYTRAWPGGCGDRKMGSNYAPTIHVQKEATEKGLQQVLWLYGDDHQLTEAGTMNIFLFCINDQGEKELITPPLSGLILPGITRNSILAMTKEWNQFKVTERTITMTEVRHLLSENRCLELFGAGTACIVSPVSYIEYMGQGLHIPTLDHAEPVHRLIHKQLTEIQYGYVDHPWAMPIE from the exons atgatttatcGTAATCGGAAG ATCTTGTCCTTTGGTGGTCTCCTGAATCAATTGCAGCCAAATGTGCGATGGAGTTCTTCCTTGAAAATCAGAGATAAGGAGGCTGTACAGCCAGAAAGAACTTTCAAG TATTCGGACATGTCTGTTCGATTGGCAGCACCACACCAGTTACAAATAAAGCCAAATGTAAGCGACCTGGCTTTTGGAAAATACTTCACAGATCACATGCTGAAAGTCTTCTACTATGAAGCTCTTGGTGGCTGGCAAATGCCAGAAATCACTCcgtttgaaaatttggtcCTACATCCTGCTGCTAAAGTTCTTCATTATGCCATTGAG ctGTTCGAAGGCATGAAAGCATACCGAGGTGTCGATGGGAAAATTCGAGTATTCAGACCTGACATGAATATGGATAGGATGAATGCCTCAGCAGTGAGGTCTGGCTTGCCGACTTTTAATGGAATGGAACTGATTAAATGCATAAACCGACTAATTAGTATAGATCAAGAATGGGTGCCTCATTCGGAAGCCTCCAGCTTATACATAAGACCTACGTTGATAGGCATCGAT cctACCCTAGGAGTGGCGACTTCGGACTCGGCAATGCTTTACGTCATTCTCAGCCCAGTCGGCTCTTACTTCAAGAGTAAAGAATCACTCAGGGGAGTATCTCTTCTCGCTGATCCGCGATACACGAGGGCCTGGCCCGGTGGCTGCGGTGACCGTAAGATGGGAAGTAATTACGCACCTACTATTCACGTACAAAAAGAAGCGACAGAAAAGGGCCTGCAACAGGTACTTTGGCTTTACGGTGATGACCACCAATTGACTGAAGCTGGTACAATGAACATTTTTCTGTTCTGTATTAACGATCAAGGAG aaaaagaaTTGATCACACCCCCACTCAGTGGACTGATTCTACCAGGAATTACAAGAAACTCGATTTTAGCAATGACAAAAGAATGGAATCAATTCAAAGTAACCGAGAGGACGATCACAATGACAGAAGTTCGTCATCTACTATCAGAAAATAGA TGCCTGGAGCTCTTTGGTGCTGGTACTGCTTGTATTGTGAGTCCAGTCTCATACATTGAGTACATGGGTCAGGGCTTGCACATACCAACATTGGATCACGCTGAGCCGGTTCACAgacttattcacaaacaactGACTGAAATTCAGTATGGCTACGTTGATCACCCATGGGCTATGCCCATCGAGTAA
- the LOC100117689 gene encoding serine/threonine-protein kinase PAK 1: MSLNLVKFFSKKKHHNPQPTDTVGEIGLPTNVSHQFHVIKNAKTGQLEGLPDSWIRLLNTQITKSEQDEHPAAALQAIKFYNYSIKKKPTPQEEVFKPFVTEDVIEEESIEIDKILAKKCNANHRDSDGSTSASSTDSQVQRLPPDLPPKIKKPPKPAPRKFVERKEKTFTEVLEDLSNCQLDDYDLLPEDNNGNKQAVESTVFKQEESPVLRRKTNSSIPTLSDEEVYKELRIICQSDDPQLRFERSKEVGSGSSGRVFIATDLSNNQRVAIKDIDLEKQIKKELMLTEIKVLKEFRHPNLVNFLNSYLVDDHLWVVMELLEGGPLTDVVTETVMKEAQIAAVCREVLKAVSFLHSKGIIHRDIKSDNVLLGMDGTVKVTDFGFCANIVGDEKRQTVVGTPYWMAPEVVTRKQYGKKVDIWSLGIMAIEMIEGEPPYMKETPLRALYLIAAIGKPQIPSWETLSPKFQKFLEDCLAVEVDERASADELLAHAFLDNCAELTTLSPLIRAAQKILHKVY, from the coding sequence ATGAGTCTGAATCTAGTTAAGTTTTTCTCCAAGAAGAAGCATCACAATCCCCAGCCCACCGATACCGTGGGGGAGATTGGACTGCCCACCAACGTTTCGCATCAGTTTCATGTTATCAAGAATGCCAAGACAGGTCAGTTGGAGGGCCTGCCGGACTCCTGGATTCGTCTGCTGAATACTCAGATCACAAAGTCTGAGCAGGATGAGCATCCTGCCGCAGCTCTGCAGGCcatcaagttttataattattccATAAAGAAGAAGCCAACGCCCCAGGAGGAGGTATTCAAACCGTTTGTAACGGAAGATGTGATAGAAGAGGAGTCCATAGAGATAGACAAGATTCTGGCAAAGAAGTGCAATGCGAATCATCGGGACTCGGATGGTTCCACGTCTGCCAGTTCTACAGACAGTCAAGTTCAGAGGTTACCACCAGATCTCCCACCAAAAATCAAGAAACCACCAAAACCAGCACCTAGGAAGTTTGTAGAGCGCAAGGAGAAAACATTTACAGAAGTTCTTGAAGATCTCAGTAATTGTCAACTCGATGACTATGACCTGTTGCCAGAAGACAATAATGGCAATAAACAAGCTGTAGAGAGCACTGTTTTTAAGCAAGAGGAGAGTCCTGTTTTACGAAGAAAAACTAACAGCTCTATTCCAACGCTCAGTGACGAAGAGGTTTATAAAGAACTGAGAATCATTTGTCAAAGCGATGATCCACAATTGAGATTTGAGAGAAGTAAAGAAGTTGGGTCTGGCTCTTCTGGTAGAGTATTCATAGCTACCGATCTATCAAACAACCAGCGAGTAGCCATTAAAGACATTGATCTAGAAAAGCAAATTAAGAAAGAGCTTATGTTGACAGAGATCAAAGTCTTGAAAGAATTCAGACACCCAAACTTAGTGAATTTCTTAAACTCTTATCTAGTCGATGATCATCTCTGGGTGGTAATGGAATTATTGGAAGGTGGACCGTTAACCGATGTTGTAACTGAAACTGTGATGAAGGAAGCTCAAATAGCTGCTGTATGTCGTGAAGTGCTTAAAGCAGTGAGTTTCTTGCATTCTAAAGGCATCATCCACAGAGACATAAAATCGGACAATGTTCTTCTTGGGATGGACGGCACAGTTAAAGTTACAGACTTTGGTTTTTGTGCAAACATTGTTGGTGATGAGAAACGACAAACGGTTGTAGGAACTCCATACTGGATGGCACCAGAGGTTGTAACAAGAAAACAGTATGGAAAGAAAGTTGATATTTGGTCTCTAGGCATTATGGCCATTGAAATGATTGAGGGTGAGCCTCCATACATGAAAGAAACGCCATTAAGAGCCCTGTATCTAATAGCAGCTATTGGTAAACCTCAGATACCAAGTTGGGAAACTCTCAGTCCTAAGTTCCAGAAATTCTTGGAAGACTGTCTAGCTGTGGAGGTGGATGAAAGAGCATCAGCTGATGAATTGTTGGCTCATGCCTTTCTTGACAACTGCGCAGAGCTCACTACTCTCAGTCCATTGATACGTGCTGCACAAAAAATTCTGCACAAAGTTTATTGA
- the LOC100117650 gene encoding dihydrolipoyllysine-residue acetyltransferase component of pyruvate dehydrogenase complex, mitochondrial — protein MANMIRCGVGIFTVKHAKQVVPRVWLPARYQRLCFHTSWILDVKGKELLMPALSPTMENGIIVKWLKKEGDPITAGDAIADIQTDKAVMTLEFDDESVLAKIIVPEGNNAKVGDLIALTVEADEDWKSVEMPSGAAAPSGGAPAASASAPPPAAAASGPAAEPPAGQTNVAMPSLSPTMTTGTIVKWHKKVGDAIQAGDAVADIQTDKAVMTFEMEEEAVLAKILAPEGSQAEVGDLIAIIVEKDFDLSNIVVPTTTKQGQAPAPAPAAPASAAPAAGAPSGAKDSTPPSGQVYGLAVKRLLEEYGLSSGSIKGTGRPNRLLKEDVLAHIQSKNVQKVAPKSVSAPSGDAPKATAKGPVSSPVSAWSGGPSTFTDGAVSNIRAVIAKRLGESKSNIPHSYASIDINIDKLNEVRSKLRTENIKVSVNDFITKAVAHALLECPDVNALYQNGQIIPQHKVDVSVAVSTPTGLITPIVFNASAKGITEIANDIRTLAGKAREGKLQPQEFQGGTFTISNLGMFGIKDFSAIINPPQTAILAVGTGRELLDVSLKKSTVMTVTLSYDRRAIDEDQAADFLAVLQAMLQDPTFLAVGRAQSLRHRRE, from the exons ATGGCGAATATGATTAGGTGCGGGGTCGGGATTTTCACCGTCAAACACGCAAAGCAGGTCGTACCCCGGGTCTGGCTACCGGCCAGGTACCAGAGGCTATGTTTTCACACCAGCTGGATACTCGACG TAAAAGGCAAAGAGCTGTTAATGCCTGCTCTCTCGCCGACTATGGAAAATGGCATCATTGTCAAATGGTTGAAGAAAGAAGGTGACCCAATCACAGCAGGAGATGCAATTGCAGACATTCAAACAGACAAGGCTGTCATGACCCTAGAGTTTGACGATGAAAGTGTACTTGCTAAGATCATT GTTCCCGAAGGCAATAATGCTAAAGTTGGTGATCTTATAGCACTCACAGTTGAAGCTGATGAGGATTGGAAATCTGTAGAAATGCCTTCTGGTGCTGCTGCACCATCTGGAGGAGCACCAGCTGCATCTGCATCCGCACCAcctcctgcagcagcagcatctgGACCAGCAGCAGAACCTCCAGCAGGCCA AACAAATGTTGCTATGCCATCTCTTTCTCCAACAATGACCACTGGAACGATTGTAAAATGGCACAAGAAAGTAGGCGATGCCATTCAAGCTGGTGATGCTGTAGCAGATATTCAAACAGACAAAGCTGTCATGACATTTGAAATGGAAGAGGAAGCAGTATTAGCTAAAATTTTG GCCCCAGAAGGCTCGCAAGCTGAAGTTGGAGATCTCATAGCCATTATTGTGGAAAAAGATTTCGATCTTTCAAACATCGTAGTTCCTACAACAACGAAACAAGGTCAAGCGCCAGCACCCGCTCCTGCTGCACCAGCGTCCGCGGCGCCAGCTGCAGGTGCGCCTTCAGGTGCTAAAGATTCAACCCCACCAAGTGGACA AGTATATGGCTTAGCAGTTAAAAGGTTACTGGAAGAATATGGTCTGAGTTCAGGGTCTATCAAAGGCACTGGCCGTCCCAATCGTCTTTTGAAAGAAGATGTACTAGCTCACATTCAGTcgaaaaatgtacaaaaagtcGCGCCAAAATCGG TGTCGGCGCCGTCAGGAGATGCTCCGAAAGCAACTGCAAAAGGCCCAGTATCGAGTCCTGTTTCCGCGTGGTCAGGAGGACCATCAACATTTACGGATGGTGCTGTATCCAATATACGAGCTGTCATTGCTAAGCGACTCGGCGAGTCAAAG AGTAATATTCCCCATTCCTATGCCAGTATTGACATTAATATCGATAAACTTAATGAAGTACGCAGTAAACTACGAACAGAAAACATAAAAGTATCCGTCAACGATTTTATCACAAAAGCTGTAGCCCATGCCCTTCTAGAATGTCCGGATGTTAATGCACTTTACCAAAATGGACAG ATAATTCCACAGCACAAGGTAGACGTATCCGTTGCCGTGTCCACACCAACCGGACTTATTACTCCTATTGTGTTCAATGCTTCTGCCAAAGGTATAACTGAAATAGCTAATGATATTAGAACGTTAGCCGGCAAAGCCCGGGAAGGAAAACTTCAACCACAAGAATTCCAAGGAGGAACATTCAC AATTTCCAATCTTGGAATGTTCGGCATCAAAGACTTCAGTGCCATTATCAACCCACCTCAGACAGCCATCCTGGCTGTAGGAACTGGTCGCGAACTTTTAG ACGTGTCTCTGAAGAAATCCACCGTCATGACCGTGACGTTATCGTACGACAGGCGAGCGATAGACGAAGACCAGGCTGCTGATTTCCTCGCGGTTCTGCAAGCGATGCTTCAAGACCCGACCTTCCTTGCTGTAGGTAGAGCTCAATCGCTTAGACATCGACGCGAGTGA